The region CCAACCGAAACTCTTGATAAGTCTAAAACTCCAGCGCTTCTTCCAACAAGTGGTACACCATCAATTAAGATCATTGTGTAAGCTGCATCTAAACCCTGCATTTGAATTCCCTCAAAACCGCTTTCATCTGGAACTAAAATAATACCAGTTTGTTCACTTAAAATTTCATTTAATCTTGTAACACCAGATTTTATAATTGCTTCTGATGTAATAATTGTCATTGGTAAAGGCAATGAAGAAAGTACTCTTTCTGTTCTTGTTGCTGTTGTCACTTTAACTTCCGACAATTCATTTGTTGACACACTATCTTTTTTAACCTCTTGTGCAACAGAAACTTGAGAATAAAGTAAAATTATAAAAAGAGTAATTCTAATTTTCATTATTTTTATTGAGTCTTAATAATAGACGCAAATATATAACTATTTTTAACTATTCTAAATAAAATTTATATATTTGCAAAAAATTTAAAAACAAAACAATAAGTTATGATTTCGAAAAGTCTTTTAATGTCAGCCGCTGTGGCTTTAACATGTAGTCTTGGTTTTAGTCAGGACAAAAAACAACAAGATATTAAGTCTATTAAATCAATGTGCGGTTGTTATGAAGTGAAGTTTAATTTCACTGAAACATTCTCCTACCCAAAAGACTCTCTTACTTACAAACCGTCTGAGACAAAACATGAATCGGCTTTAGAATGGGTACAATTGCTAGAAGACACTCCAAACAAAATTGTAATGCAGCATTTACTTATTGTAAGTCCTGATATGATTATCAAACACTGGAGACAAGACTGGCTATACGAAAACACAGACTTATATACTTTTGATAAAGGAAATTCCTGGAAATATAAAAAATTAGATAAAAAAGCGGTTAAAGGACAGTGGACTCAAAAAGTATATCAGGTAGATGATAGTCCAAGATATGAAGGTTCTTCAACATGGGTACATGTTGATGGTCAAGATTACTGGGCAAACGTTGCTGATGCTCCACTTCCTAGAAGAGAACAAACAAAACGTAACGATTACAACGTTTTAAAAAGAAGAAACATTCACGAAATCACAGCTACAGGATGGAATCATGAGCAAGATAACGACAAATTGGTTCGTGACGATGCCGGAAAAGATGTTTTGTTAGCACAGGAAAAAGGATTTGACGTTTACACTAAAGTAGATGATTCTAAATGTATTGCTGGACAAAAATGGTGGGCAGCAAATAATGCTCTTTGGAAAAACGTTCGTGATAAATGGCAAACTCTTTTCGACAGACATAAGGACTTAAACTTAGAGGCTAAAGTGGACAGAAAAGCACTTTACTCTTTATTATTTGATTTAAAACCAGATACTGCAAAAGCAGAAACGGATAAAATCATTGACAAATTTGTTAAGTAATTAGAATTAGTTGTTATAAAAAGGCCGGAAGTTTTTAGAAACTTCCGGCTTTTTTTGATTTATTAAAGATTTAGAAGGATACTATTATCTGGTACCTCCAGCCCACCAAACGTTTTCTTTATAAACATAAGTACCATCTCCAAAAGCTGCTTGCACATTTTTGTTAGCAGATACATCTGAATTTCCATAAGAAAATCTAAGTGGAAACTTAGTTGTGTTAAGTGGGTTTGCCAATTGAATTGGATGTGCAGCTGCTGATCCATACATTGCTAATAAACGTCTATAGTCATTATAAGCCTCAACAGCTTCTTCTTCATAGAATGAAAAATATTTTTGCACCGCTATTTCTTTTAATAGACCAGCATTAGTTGTAATATTTAAACCTGCAACATAGCTGGCTGCATCTGTAGTTGAAAAATTAATAGATTGAGCTTTGTTAAAAGCTGCCGCCACAGCTGCTGTTAAACTAGCAGTACTTGTAACACTTGCTGATTTTCTTGCTTCTGCTTCTGCTTTGATAAACAACAACTCATGATAGCTTAACATATATATGGGATTACTTTTGTTTAGTAAAGCTGAATACGAATAATTTTGACTTTGTGGGCTAACACCATTTTCATAAAACTCATATGTCAATGGAGCTCCGCTTGCTTTACTAATTTTTTGAAAATAACCAGTAGCACGTGGATCATTTGCTCTAGCATTTAACTTGTCTGATAAACTTTTACTAGAAAATAAATATCCTCTGGCAATTTTTAATTGATAAAAAGGATTTGGAATACCACTGTTTACCATTTTAAATTCTTCACTTTTACTTGTAAACGATTTACTTACATAATTTAAAACCTTATCATAATCAGGAGATTTAAAAGAAAGCCTTAGTGTATAACGAGCCAATAATCCATTAGCTGCTTTTATCCACTTAGCATTACTGCCACCATATATTAAATCCTGAGTTCCTAAAGTTGGATAAGTTGATGTTTTTTCCAAATTAACAATAGCATCTTGTAGCGTTGCAAAAATTGTTTTGTACAGGTCTTCCTGACGATCCAGTTTAGGTGTGTAATACACTCCTGGCTGAAAAGCCTCAGAGAAAGGAACATCTCCATACACATCTGTGAGCAAAGCTAAATTATAAGCATATAGAATTTGTGCAATTCCTAATGTAGTATAGTTTCCTTTTTCTGTACCAGTTGTACATTTGTCAATAATAGTCTTTAAATTGTACATGGTTGAGTATTGATTGACCCAAGAATTATTATAAGTCGTTGCACTTTGAGGTTCTCCATTTCTTGTCTCAGCATTATACATTTGACCAGAACCTCCAGCGCTTAATTCGACATAAATACCAGCATAAAAAGCTAAATCTGAACCAGTATTGCTAAATGCTGTACTTGTCATTGCATCAGTAATGGCAAAACGAGTAGCCACATTTACTGGTTTATTTACGTTTTTGTTAATGTCGTCCATTTTATCTTCAGAACAAGAATTTAGAGAAATTGACGCCATCACTAAAAGTAATATGACTTTATATTTTTTCATGATTTTTTGAATTATATTAATTAATTGTTAGATTCAATCCAACTCCAATACTTGTAGTTTGCGGAACAGATAATCTTTCAAAACCACCAGCCATGTTATTATTTCCTTGTGATGCTTCCGGATCTAGATTTGGCATTTTTGCCCACAATAAGACATTTCTTGCGAATGCAGAAACACGTAAATCTAGGCTTGTTGAAAATTTTGGAAGCGTATACCCTAAAGATAATTCTCTTAGTTTTACGAAAGAAGCATCATATATTGCTGTTTCTGCAATGTTCGAATTTACACTATACATGGCTTCTTTCGTAATAGCTTTTGTATTGGGTTGTCCATTTTTAGTAACACCTTCCTGAACCACTAGTTCTTCACGGTTTAGTGTTTTAGTACTTAATCCGTAAAGATCTAACAATGAATTTGTACCGCTATACATTACGCCTCCATTTTTCCAATCAAAAGTGGCAGCAAGAGTTATTTTTTTGTATCTGAAAGAGGTTGTCCCTCCCAAATTGAATTTTGGAGCTACCTCTCCAAGTGATTTAGTTTCTCCAGTGATAGCCTTTCCATTATCGTCAACCAAAATATTTCCTTTATCATCTCTTGCAAAAGCCGATCCGTATACAACAGGATAACGCTCTCCTATACTAGCCCTAATTTGTGGTGTTACAAATCCTCCTAAGAAAATATTTTGCACCCCTTCTTTTAATTCATCCACATAATTGTCTATTTTGGTAAAGTTTGCTGATATTGTCCAATCAAAATCTTTAGATCTAACTGGAGAAACACTAACTACTAATTCATGACTGTTTGTATGAACTTTTCCTCCATTCATTACTAAGCTTGAAGCCCCTGTTGAACCTGCCAAAGGCACACTAAAAATCTGGTCAATTATATTTTGTCTAGCGTATGTATAATCGATACTTACACGATCATTAAAAAATCGAAATTCACCGCCTACTTCATAAGATCTTGTATTTTGAGGTCTTAAGTTGGGATCATACATTACTCCATAAGGCGTATATGAATTTATACCAGTAAGAGGGTAAGTTATAGGTGCACTTCCCCAAAATCCTCCTCCATAAACTGGTGTTGAATAGTAATTTTGCTTATAAACTGCTGGCTGACCTACTTCAGCCCAAGATGCTCTTAGTTTAGCAAAAGATAATATCGAGTTTCCTTTTAGGCCTTCCAATTCGGTTAATACAACCCCTAATGATACTGAAGGGTATACAAATGAACGATTATTTCGTGGCATGGATGATACAACATCCTTTCTTAAAGTAGCACCTAAATAAATAAAGTTTTTGTATGAAAGATTCAAATTTCCAAACAAACCAACGGTTCTGTTTTTATCAATGTTATCTACGGCAACATTTTGTTGCGTATTAGCTAAATTAGGCCAGCCGCCAAAATTAAGATCATATCCTTCCATTTCGTAGCTCTTTTCGTATCTGTCATTGATTTCATTACCTACCAAAGCAGCTAAATTTAAATCGTCTGAAATCTTATATTCATAATTTGCTGTGAATAATGAATTTATTGTTCTGGATGTAATTCCATAAAGATCTAAATAACCTGCTGTAGTCTGCTTATTCCCATATTCATCTATATCTCTATAATTAGTGGTGTAAGCATCAGCACCAAGCTGGTAACGGAATGACAGTTTGTGTTTGCCGTTCACTGAGATATTTGGTGTAAATTCAACATAACTGTTTCCGTAAAAACGATCCGTTTGTTCGTCATGTATATTGTGAGCCGCTGCCCAATATGGGTTATTGAATCCAGTTGTTCTGTAATAAATTTGTTTGTATGGGTCTCCTGGGCTTTCGTATCCGTTTCCTTTCATATCATAACTTATTGGACTTGCAAATGCACCTGCAACAGATGAATCATTTGCACCAGTAGCTTTTTCAGTTTTACTGGTAACATAGTTTCCAACAAATCCTGTTTTCCATGTGTCTGATAATTTCGTGCTAAAGGCTGCTCTTGCATTATAACGTGTATAACCAGTAGCAGGTACAAAACCATCTTGGTTAGTTGAACCCAAACTAAAAGCATAATTAGATTTATCTGTTGCTTGTGTCAAGCTAAAAGAGTTATTTATAGTAGTTCCAGTTTTAAAATAAGCACCAAAATTATCATATACTCTTGGTGTTACCCACGGATCTAGACCTGCTGTTGCTCTTTGTGGTACATAATATTTGCCTGCATGAGCTGTTACATCTCCACCATTCAATACATTAGCAACATTACCGCCATATGCTTTATCATTTGGCAACTCAGAAATTTTTGGTCCCCAAGACAATGAATTTGTTGGACCATATACACCATTTGTTCCTTGTGCATATTGATCTTGAAAATCAATCTTTCTTGATACATTTTCAGCAGACATTGAACTAGAAAAATTTATGATAGGTTTTCCGTTTTTAGAAGCACCTTTCCCACTTTTTGTTGTAATTACAACTACTCCGTTTGTAGCTCTAAGTCCGTAAAGTGCTGATGCAGCTTGTCCTTTTAAAATATTGATAGATTCAATATCCTCTGGATCAATATCTGCAGCCCTGTTTGAACTATCCGCCCCTGACACACTGCTTCCAGTACTAATATCAGCTGTTGAAGCTACTGGCATACCATCAATGACGTATAAAGGTGTATTATCTCCTGTAAATGAACGAGCTCCACGAATAACAATTCGGGAAGAAGCTCCGGGTGCACCACTAGAAGGTGTAATTTGTACCCCAGCTAATTTTCCTTGCAAGGCTCCTGCTAAACTGTTATTGTTTCCTTTTGTTAATTCATCGGCTTTAATTTCTTGAGTTGCATATCCTAATGCTTTTTTCTCTTTTTTAATTCCTAATGCAGTGACAACAACAACATCAAGTTCCTGCGCTCCTGCATCAGTCATTCTTACATTAATAGTTGAAGAACTTGCTACTATTTCCTGAGTCTTCATCCCAATATAACTGAATACTAAAGTCTGATTGGAGGCAGCGCTAATAGTATACTTCCCATCGAAATCAGTTTGAGCACCTGATTTTGTTCCCTTGACCAAAACAGTAACACCTGGTAAAGGCATTCCTGAATTGTCTGAGACCGTTCCTGTAATTTTTCTTTGCTGAGCAAATGCAAACTGCATTGCAAAAACAAAAAAAAGCACGACTAATCTTTTTAAGTTTTGTTTCATTATTTTTTTGTTTTGAGTTATTAAGGGCGAACTTAAAAATTTAAAACAATTTTAACAAGATTTTTACACAATTTAACATTATTAATTGAAATACTTATACTACAAAAATTAAAACAGAATGATAAAAAAGAAATAAATAACTTACAAAAAAGTTAAAATGAGAAGAAAAAGTAAGAAAAACGAAAAATCGTTTAACATTACCATAATTTTTCAAGAGGCAAATTGCCAAAACTTAAAAGTTGAAAAAAAACCATCTAAACAAATTTTAGACGGCTTTTTAATCCCTTACCATTTTAGACTAAACAGGGTACTAATTCAAAATAGTTAAAAATGAATATAAGGAAGATATTTTCAGTAGTTGTTACTTAAAAAAGAACAACTATCTTCAATTTGGAAATCTATAGTTTTGTGAAGAAGTGCTAAAGCACCAAAATTGAATAAAATAAATTTTACAATATTTTCAGGAATGGTATATTGTTTTTAGAATTCTTAGACAAACCTAAACAAAACAAATGTAGTTTCCTACAAAAAAATGCATTTCAGCTTAAAATATGTCTTATTTTAATAGTTCTAAACTTTTAGGGGTAATCATAAAAAAAGCCGATAGTATAATAACTATCGGCTTTAACTCTTTAGATTTAACTGAATCTTTGGAAAATTGTCTTATTTAGATTCTGCGCATTCAGAATAAGTAATTGCATGTTTAGTCAGATCTGTCCATTTTGGTTCCGGAGTTGATGAAATTAATTTATCACATCCTACCCATAATGGTGCAAATTCTTTTTTGTATTCTTTTTTCTTTAATAAAAATGCCGGCGAATCTTTTTTAGCAACGTAATACGATTTAGCATCTCCTCCAACAAATTTAACTCCACCAACTCCTAACGATGCTGTCTCTTTTGCATGTGGGTCGCAGTAGATTTTAATTTCTTTACTGAATGCAGGATTTAACAACTGCATTAATAGTTTAGAAGTTTTTTTCTTAATTTTCACGTCAGCTGTTTCAAAATAGGCATAACCTTCTTTGATATACTCTTGGTTCAATTGATTATCATTCCATTGTTTAAAATCTGAGATGAAGTCTAGTTTTTTACCTAAATTATCCAATCCGCTTGGTGGTAAATACATATGCTTGATATCCTCCGGTTTCAATTTGTGTTTTTTTCCGGCAGCGTCTTGTAATTTAATAAATTCAATTAATCCTTTGTCTCTATCAATATCTCTAATAGTTCCGCTAAGTTCTGTTCCGTCTGTCAGAGTAATGTAAGCCGTTTTGTTGTGTGAAAATCCATAAGATGGGTTAATTAAATCCTGAGCTTTTGTTGCCGTAAATGCAAAAAGAAGCATCATTAATAGTAAAGGTTTTTTAATCATTGTTTTTGGGTTTAAAATTTTGCCTACTCTCCCGATTTTCGGCTTCCTCGATTATTTTCACACTCAAAAAATATTCAAATACTTATATTTATTAGCTTTAAAAGCTATTATTACTACAATTTTTCTTACCGTAAACATAATTATAAAAACGATATCTACAAACCTTATTTTATTTTTTTTACACGAAAATTCATTCAGCAAATTACTTAACGTTCTTCTGACTTTTTCTTTATTATTCAATAAAACAGAACTATTCTTTTTAACCAATCAGCTAAAAAAAAAGAGCCAGCAATTAAATAATTACTGGCTCTTTTAAAATTTAATATACAAAGACTACATTCTTTCAGGAACTTCAATTCCTAATAATTGGAATGCAGATTTTATAACTTCAGCAACTTTCTGAGAAAGCTGTACTCTAAATATTTTTTTCGTCATATCAACCTCTCCTAAAATATGCACGGACTGATAAAATGAGTTGTATTCTTTTACCAAATCGTAAGTATAATTAGCAATCAAAGCCGGGCTGTGATTTTGTGCCGCATTCTGGATTACTTCCGGGAAAAGCTCAATTTGTTTTACCAGTTCTTTTTCTTTTTCATGAAGCTCCTCAATTTCAATTTTAGCAGAAAAATCAAAATCGGCTTTACGAATTATCGATTGAATTCTGGCGTAAGTATATTGAATAAACGGACCTGTATTTCCTGCAAAATCCACAGACTCTTCCGGATTGAACAGAATACGTTTTTTAGGATCTATTTTTAAGATATAATATTTTAAAGCACCTAAGCCAATTGTCTTATATAGTTTCGCTTTTTCTTCGTCAGAATAACTATCCAGTTTTCCTAAATCTTCTGAAATCTGTTTTGCTGTGTCTGTCATATCCTGCATCAAATCGTCAGCATCTACAACCGTTCCTTCACGGCTTTTCATTTTTCCAGAAGGTAAATCTACCATTCCGTATGACAAATGATATAGAGTTGAAGACCAGTCAAAACCTAATTTTTTCAGGATTAAGAATAAAACTTTGAAGTGATGATCCTGCTCGTTTCCAACTGTGTAAACCATTCCCCCAACATCTGGCATGTCTTTAACACGCTGAATTGCGGTTCCAATATCTTGCGTCATATAAACCGCTGTTCCATCAGAACGTAAAACAATTTTACGATCTAGACCTTCATCTGTCAAATCAATCCAAACAGAACCATCCGGATCTTTTTCAAAAACACCTTTATCTAAACCTACCTGCACAACATCTTTACCTAAAAGATAGGTGTTGCTTTCATAGTAATATCTATCAAAATCAACTCCAAGATTAGTATATGTTTTAGCAAAACCGTCATAAACCCATTCGTTCATTTTTTTCCAAAGTGCAATCACTTTTTCATCACCAGCTTCCCATTTTTTAAGCATTTCTTGTGCTTCAACAATAATTGGCGCCTGTTTTTTAGCTTCTTCTTCCGTTTTACCAGTTTCAATTAAACCGTTAATTTCAGTTTTATAAGCTTTATCAAATTCCACATAATACTTACCAACCAATTTATCGCCTTTTAAACCTGAAGTTTCAGGAGTTTCTCCGTTTCCGAATTTCTCCCACGCCAACATCGATTTGCAGATATGAATTCCTCGGTCATTAATAATTTGAGTTTTATAAACTTTTTTACCTGAAGCCTTCAAAATTTCTGCTACAGAATATCCCAACAGGTTATTTCTAACATGTCCTAAGTGTAATGGTTTATTAGTGTTTGGCGAAGAATATTCAACCATAATTGCTTTTTCAGCAGGATTTGGCTGAACAAAACCGAATTGTTTACTGTCCTTTATTCCATTAAAGAAATTTACATAATAACTATCTGAAATGACAATATTCAGGAAACCCGAAACTACGTTAAAGCGCGCAACTTCAGAAACATTCTCAACTAGATAATTCCCAATTTTGTTCCCTAATTCAGCCGGATTACTTTTAACCAACTTCAATAAAGGAAAAATTACCATTGTAATGTCTCCTTCAAACTCTTTTCTGGTAGCTTGAAACTCAATTTTATCAACAGTAACATCAAATAATGATTGTATTGCTTTTTGTATAGAAGGTGTAAGAATTTGTGATAATGACATGTAAACTTATTTTAAAGTGAGCAAAGATACTGCTTATTCATCAATTACAGAAAATCAAAAACATATTAAATTCAGGAAAAGAGTTTCTATTTGACAAAAAAGCACAATTTTTAATTGTTAAAATTATCAAAAAACCAAAACCTTAATCTCTTACCTGACAGGGAATGAGATTTTTTTTATGAATTTTTATCCAAATTCTTGTAACATATCAAACACATGAGAGTCTTAATAGAGACTTCAATTTTATTATGAAGCAACAAAAAACAAAAAAAAAGAAAACTAACAAAACAAAATCATCATCAATCAAATCAAAACAATCAACAAGGTAATCATGAAATTAAAACTATTTCTGTTCGCGTTATTGGGGGTAATCGCGACAGCACAAGCTCAGAATACGGGGACCGTTTCCGGGAAAATCACAGAAAAATCGAACAGCATGCCTATTTCTTATGCAACTGTTTCACTTAAAGAAAACGGAAAAATAGTTTCCGGAGTCAATACAGATGATAATGGAGACTTTTCATTTAAAAATATTGCTTTAAAAAGTTACACCATCGAAATCCAATATATCGGATTTAGAAAATATATTGGTTCTGTTCTTTTAGGCGAAAACAAAAAATCTGCCACTTTAAATATAGCTCTTGAAGAAGAAGCAACACAACTTAAAGGAGTTAATATTGTTGCAGAACGTTCTACAATTGAGCAAAAAATCGACCGAAAAGTAGTAACAGTTGGAAAA is a window of Flavobacterium crocinum DNA encoding:
- a CDS encoding DUF6607 family protein, with the protein product MISKSLLMSAAVALTCSLGFSQDKKQQDIKSIKSMCGCYEVKFNFTETFSYPKDSLTYKPSETKHESALEWVQLLEDTPNKIVMQHLLIVSPDMIIKHWRQDWLYENTDLYTFDKGNSWKYKKLDKKAVKGQWTQKVYQVDDSPRYEGSSTWVHVDGQDYWANVADAPLPRREQTKRNDYNVLKRRNIHEITATGWNHEQDNDKLVRDDAGKDVLLAQEKGFDVYTKVDDSKCIAGQKWWAANNALWKNVRDKWQTLFDRHKDLNLEAKVDRKALYSLLFDLKPDTAKAETDKIIDKFVK
- a CDS encoding SusD/RagB family nutrient-binding outer membrane lipoprotein, giving the protein MKKYKVILLLVMASISLNSCSEDKMDDINKNVNKPVNVATRFAITDAMTSTAFSNTGSDLAFYAGIYVELSAGGSGQMYNAETRNGEPQSATTYNNSWVNQYSTMYNLKTIIDKCTTGTEKGNYTTLGIAQILYAYNLALLTDVYGDVPFSEAFQPGVYYTPKLDRQEDLYKTIFATLQDAIVNLEKTSTYPTLGTQDLIYGGSNAKWIKAANGLLARYTLRLSFKSPDYDKVLNYVSKSFTSKSEEFKMVNSGIPNPFYQLKIARGYLFSSKSLSDKLNARANDPRATGYFQKISKASGAPLTYEFYENGVSPQSQNYSYSALLNKSNPIYMLSYHELLFIKAEAEARKSASVTSTASLTAAVAAAFNKAQSINFSTTDAASYVAGLNITTNAGLLKEIAVQKYFSFYEEEAVEAYNDYRRLLAMYGSAAAHPIQLANPLNTTKFPLRFSYGNSDVSANKNVQAAFGDGTYVYKENVWWAGGTR
- a CDS encoding SusC/RagA family TonB-linked outer membrane protein, with translation MKQNLKRLVVLFFVFAMQFAFAQQRKITGTVSDNSGMPLPGVTVLVKGTKSGAQTDFDGKYTISAASNQTLVFSYIGMKTQEIVASSSTINVRMTDAGAQELDVVVVTALGIKKEKKALGYATQEIKADELTKGNNNSLAGALQGKLAGVQITPSSGAPGASSRIVIRGARSFTGDNTPLYVIDGMPVASTADISTGSSVSGADSSNRAADIDPEDIESINILKGQAASALYGLRATNGVVVITTKSGKGASKNGKPIINFSSSMSAENVSRKIDFQDQYAQGTNGVYGPTNSLSWGPKISELPNDKAYGGNVANVLNGGDVTAHAGKYYVPQRATAGLDPWVTPRVYDNFGAYFKTGTTINNSFSLTQATDKSNYAFSLGSTNQDGFVPATGYTRYNARAAFSTKLSDTWKTGFVGNYVTSKTEKATGANDSSVAGAFASPISYDMKGNGYESPGDPYKQIYYRTTGFNNPYWAAAHNIHDEQTDRFYGNSYVEFTPNISVNGKHKLSFRYQLGADAYTTNYRDIDEYGNKQTTAGYLDLYGITSRTINSLFTANYEYKISDDLNLAALVGNEINDRYEKSYEMEGYDLNFGGWPNLANTQQNVAVDNIDKNRTVGLFGNLNLSYKNFIYLGATLRKDVVSSMPRNNRSFVYPSVSLGVVLTELEGLKGNSILSFAKLRASWAEVGQPAVYKQNYYSTPVYGGGFWGSAPITYPLTGINSYTPYGVMYDPNLRPQNTRSYEVGGEFRFFNDRVSIDYTYARQNIIDQIFSVPLAGSTGASSLVMNGGKVHTNSHELVVSVSPVRSKDFDWTISANFTKIDNYVDELKEGVQNIFLGGFVTPQIRASIGERYPVVYGSAFARDDKGNILVDDNGKAITGETKSLGEVAPKFNLGGTTSFRYKKITLAATFDWKNGGVMYSGTNSLLDLYGLSTKTLNREELVVQEGVTKNGQPNTKAITKEAMYSVNSNIAETAIYDASFVKLRELSLGYTLPKFSTSLDLRVSAFARNVLLWAKMPNLDPEASQGNNNMAGGFERLSVPQTTSIGVGLNLTIN
- the argS gene encoding arginine--tRNA ligase, with the protein product MSLSQILTPSIQKAIQSLFDVTVDKIEFQATRKEFEGDITMVIFPLLKLVKSNPAELGNKIGNYLVENVSEVARFNVVSGFLNIVISDSYYVNFFNGIKDSKQFGFVQPNPAEKAIMVEYSSPNTNKPLHLGHVRNNLLGYSVAEILKASGKKVYKTQIINDRGIHICKSMLAWEKFGNGETPETSGLKGDKLVGKYYVEFDKAYKTEINGLIETGKTEEEAKKQAPIIVEAQEMLKKWEAGDEKVIALWKKMNEWVYDGFAKTYTNLGVDFDRYYYESNTYLLGKDVVQVGLDKGVFEKDPDGSVWIDLTDEGLDRKIVLRSDGTAVYMTQDIGTAIQRVKDMPDVGGMVYTVGNEQDHHFKVLFLILKKLGFDWSSTLYHLSYGMVDLPSGKMKSREGTVVDADDLMQDMTDTAKQISEDLGKLDSYSDEEKAKLYKTIGLGALKYYILKIDPKKRILFNPEESVDFAGNTGPFIQYTYARIQSIIRKADFDFSAKIEIEELHEKEKELVKQIELFPEVIQNAAQNHSPALIANYTYDLVKEYNSFYQSVHILGEVDMTKKIFRVQLSQKVAEVIKSAFQLLGIEVPERM